A portion of the Tamandua tetradactyla isolate mTamTet1 chromosome 16, mTamTet1.pri, whole genome shotgun sequence genome contains these proteins:
- the LOC143658408 gene encoding vomeronasal type-1 receptor 1-like produces MHGGSEQEPERLFLRLVGVDVMESAKLEMGIIFLIQTGIGILGNSSLLCLYNFALLTGKTFRPTDLILNQLVLANSLILYSKGIPQTMAAFGLKYFLDDTRCKLLFYFYRVASGVSFTTTCLHNGFQAIKLDPRVSSWMELKIRSPKFIGFCCFLCWIPHLLINLLIPVRVKGPLKAKNFSLIKDDVHCSWPKTEKSKAVYTLMYFCTDIMCLIFLVWACGSMVLILYRHKHRVQHIHRNSLSPRPSLEAKAIRIILILVSSFFFFYSVSTILMLWMTVDGNPGQWRVNISVFVSSCFPTVSPFFLLGSDPRVSQCCFACCKKKAILHNLVAVL; encoded by the exons ATGCATGGTGGATCAGAGCAGGAACCAGAGCGTCTCTTTCTTCGGCTGGTTG GTGTTGATGTGATGGAGTCTGCTAAATTGGAAATGGGAATTATCTTCCTCATACAGACAGGAATTGGCATCCTGGGAAATTCCTCACTCCTTTGTTTATATAACTTTGCTTTGCTTACTGGAAAGACCTTTAGACCCACAGATCTGATTCTCAACCAACTGGTCTTAGCCAACTCCTTGATTCTTTACTCCAAGGGAATCCCTCAAACAATGGCAGCTTTTGGATTGAAATACTTCCTTGATGACACCAGATGTaaacttctcttctatttttacaGAGTGGCCTCAGGGGTTTCCTTCACAACTACCTGCCTCCACAATGGCTTCCAGGCCATTAAGCTTGATCCTAGGGTTAGTAGTTGGATGGAGCTCAAGATTAGATCCCCAAAGTTCATTGGCTTCTGCTGTTTCCTCTGCTGGATCCCTCATCTCCTAATAAATTTATTGATTCCTGTGAGAGTGAAAGGTCCATTGAAAGCCAAAAACTTCAGTTTGATAAAAGATGATGTACACTGCTCTTGGCCGAAAACAGAGAAATCTAAAGCTGTTTATACACTAATGTATTTTTGCACTGACATCATGTGTTTGATTTTCCTGGTCTGGGCTTGTGGCTCCATGGTTCTCATCCTGTATAGACACAAGCATCGAGTCCAACATATTCACAGGAACAGTCTTTCCCCCAGACCTTCCCTTGAGGCCAAAGCCATCCGCATCATACTCATCCTGGTgagctcatttttcttcttttactcagTGTCTACTATTCTGATGCTTTGGATGACTGTAGATGGAAATCCAGGCCAGTGGAGGGTGAACATCTCTGTCTTTGTGTCCTCATGTTTTCCAACAGTCAGTCCCTTTTTTCTCCTCGGCAGTGACCCCAGAGTCTCTCAGTGCTGCTTTGCATGCTGCAAAAAGAAAGCGATTTTACATAATCTGGTTGCAGTGCTTTGA